A genomic region of Polyangia bacterium contains the following coding sequences:
- a CDS encoding glycosyltransferase yields the protein MTRVGVVAIGRNEGERLRRCLASLVGRVARVVYVDSGSTDDSVALARAQGADVVCLDQNLSFTAARARNAGIARLRQVAPDLDLIQLVDGDCEIVAGWLEVAQSTLRRDPKLAVVCGRRRERHPEASVYNRLCDLEWNTPIGSADSCGGDAMMRAEALREVNGYQDDLIAGEEPDLCLRLRQRGWKILRVDAEMTLHDADMMRFDQWWQRSVRAGFAFAEGAARHGHEPERHWVRAARSNWFWGVGAPTAAVGMALPTLGMSLGLVGGGYFLLGRRILRTMRQRGFSRDDAALYARYTVLSKLPQGWGQIRYWALRLGGRRAGLIEYKRVGS from the coding sequence ATGACGCGCGTCGGTGTCGTCGCCATCGGACGTAACGAGGGCGAACGCCTGCGTCGCTGCCTGGCCTCGCTGGTTGGTCGGGTTGCGCGTGTGGTGTACGTCGATTCCGGATCGACTGATGACAGCGTGGCCCTGGCCCGAGCCCAGGGCGCCGATGTGGTGTGTCTCGATCAGAACCTATCGTTCACTGCCGCGCGGGCCCGCAACGCCGGGATCGCGCGCTTGCGCCAGGTGGCGCCCGATCTGGACCTCATCCAGCTGGTCGACGGTGATTGCGAGATCGTCGCGGGCTGGTTGGAGGTCGCGCAGAGCACGCTTCGTCGGGATCCAAAGCTGGCGGTGGTCTGTGGTCGCCGCCGCGAGCGACATCCCGAAGCGTCGGTCTACAACCGGCTGTGCGACCTCGAATGGAACACGCCCATTGGGAGCGCCGACTCTTGCGGCGGTGATGCCATGATGCGGGCGGAAGCGTTGCGCGAGGTGAATGGCTACCAGGACGACCTGATCGCCGGCGAGGAGCCGGACTTGTGCCTGCGGTTGCGCCAGCGGGGATGGAAAATCTTGCGCGTCGATGCAGAGATGACCCTGCACGATGCGGACATGATGCGCTTCGATCAGTGGTGGCAGCGTTCGGTGCGGGCGGGATTCGCCTTCGCCGAGGGCGCCGCGCGACATGGGCACGAACCCGAACGGCACTGGGTGCGCGCGGCGCGCAGCAACTGGTTCTGGGGCGTCGGCGCGCCGACGGCCGCCGTGGGGATGGCGCTGCCCACCCTCGGGATGAGCTTGGGTCTGGTCGGCGGCGGTTACTTTCTCCTCGGTCGACGGATCTTACGGACCATGCGTCAGCGTGGTTTCTCCCGAGACGACGCCGCCCTCTACGCCCGCTACACGGTGCTGAGCAAACTGCCGCAAGGATGGGGACAGATTCGATATTGGGCCTTGCGACTTGGTGGGCGTCGGGCTGGGCTCATCGAATACAAGAGGGTGGGTTCGTGA
- a CDS encoding glycosyltransferase family 4 protein, whose product MKVAYLVNQYPAVSHSFIRREVAALEAQGIQVERFSMRPPPSDLVDPADQAEQARTRVLLGQGVSGLLLALTVAALTRPASWLRALWAAVRLGRRSERGFLRHFIYAAEACVLLRWLRRAGGVTHLHAHFGTNSAAVAMFARILGGPPYSFTVHGPEEFDSPQALSLAEKIERASAVIAVSSFGRSQLYRWVTPAQWSKVHVVHCGVDRDFLAVGPQPIPMNRRLLCIGRLASQKGQLLILEAVAALRAEGIDVDLVLAGEGPLRGLIEERIAVLDLGRVVRITGWISNEMVRRELLSARALLLPSFAEGLPVVLMEALALGRPAITTFVAGIPELVQHGVNGWLIPAGSTSAMVEAIKVLLATPRLELERMGRAGAAAVAAHHDSSSQAARLADLFRHE is encoded by the coding sequence TTGAAAGTCGCTTATCTGGTGAACCAGTACCCGGCCGTGAGCCACAGTTTCATCCGGCGGGAGGTGGCGGCGCTCGAGGCTCAGGGGATTCAGGTGGAACGGTTCTCGATGCGACCTCCGCCGTCCGATCTGGTGGATCCCGCTGACCAGGCTGAACAGGCGCGTACCCGTGTTCTGCTGGGGCAAGGCGTATCGGGCCTGCTTTTGGCGCTGACGGTTGCGGCGCTCACCCGCCCCGCCTCCTGGCTGCGGGCGCTCTGGGCGGCGGTCCGATTGGGGCGGCGGTCGGAACGGGGATTTCTGCGTCACTTCATCTATGCGGCGGAAGCCTGCGTCTTGCTTCGCTGGCTCCGCAGGGCCGGAGGCGTGACCCATTTGCACGCCCACTTTGGCACCAATTCGGCGGCGGTGGCCATGTTTGCCCGCATCCTGGGCGGGCCGCCATACAGCTTCACCGTGCACGGACCGGAGGAGTTCGATTCTCCTCAAGCCTTGTCGTTGGCCGAAAAGATCGAACGGGCATCCGCGGTCATAGCGGTCAGCAGCTTCGGTCGCAGTCAGCTTTATCGATGGGTGACGCCCGCGCAGTGGTCCAAGGTGCATGTCGTTCACTGCGGAGTCGATAGGGACTTCTTGGCGGTGGGTCCGCAGCCAATTCCGATGAATCGTCGCCTGCTGTGTATCGGTCGGCTGGCCTCGCAGAAGGGGCAGCTTTTGATTCTGGAGGCGGTGGCTGCGCTGCGCGCCGAGGGCATTGACGTGGATCTGGTCCTGGCGGGTGAGGGTCCTTTGCGTGGATTGATCGAAGAACGCATTGCCGTCCTCGATCTGGGGCGCGTCGTGCGAATCACCGGGTGGATCAGCAACGAAATGGTGCGCCGCGAGCTGCTTTCCGCCCGGGCTCTTCTGCTTCCCAGCTTCGCCGAGGGACTGCCCGTCGTGTTGATGGAGGCGCTGGCTTTGGGGCGTCCGGCCATCACCACGTTCGTGGCCGGGATCCCCGAGCTCGTCCAACATGGGGTGAATGGGTGGTTGATCCCGGCCGGATCGACCTCAGCGATGGTCGAGGCGATCAAGGTGTTGCTGGCCACACCCCGGCTGGAACTGGAGCGAATGGGGCGTGCGGGCGCCGCTGCGGTGGCCGCTCATCATGATTCGTCGTCCCAAGCGGCGCGGCTGGCGGATCTTTTTAGGCATGAATGA
- a CDS encoding glycosyltransferase family 2 protein has translation MLLAIVLSVPAALLLIPGAVLLFECVAARLTTDPLPPGAADRASRLAILIPANDEAGQIGPTVAALAAELGQGDRLVVVADNCSDATASVVATVAASLPAVAITAIERRDPFNVGKGFAISFGVQHLTADPPDVVVLVDADCRVSPGAIAVLASQAARTGRPVQGEYLLAAPPHASPLARVSAFAFLLRNRVRPRGLMRLGLPCLLTGSGMAFPWKLLRDGPETRGNLVEDMVLGLELALGGCPPLLCPQAQISSELPPGRQTGLRQRRRWEHGHLHTLVTYVPRLLAAGLARRQLGLFGLAADLFVPPLALLVLLQLAVASAALGLAVFHVPVAVPLILTVAGLAATSSAVGVAWWRFARGTVPARLFLVVPLYLLWKMPLYALLLLKGKQQKWERTARPDEDGIGPAPPTPR, from the coding sequence ATGCTGTTGGCAATCGTTCTGTCGGTCCCCGCCGCGCTCTTGCTGATCCCAGGCGCCGTCCTTCTGTTCGAATGTGTGGCGGCGCGCTTGACGACCGACCCCCTCCCACCAGGCGCAGCCGATCGTGCTTCGCGCCTGGCGATCTTGATCCCGGCAAACGACGAAGCGGGACAGATCGGACCGACGGTTGCGGCACTGGCGGCGGAGTTGGGCCAGGGCGATCGCTTGGTGGTGGTCGCCGACAACTGTAGTGACGCCACCGCCAGCGTTGTCGCCACTGTGGCGGCCTCGCTGCCTGCGGTCGCGATCACCGCCATCGAACGGCGCGATCCCTTCAACGTCGGGAAGGGCTTCGCGATCTCTTTCGGTGTGCAGCATCTGACTGCCGACCCCCCCGATGTCGTGGTTTTGGTCGACGCCGACTGTCGGGTGTCGCCGGGCGCCATCGCGGTTTTGGCCAGCCAGGCCGCGCGGACGGGGCGTCCTGTGCAAGGTGAATACCTCCTGGCGGCTCCGCCCCACGCATCGCCACTGGCCCGGGTCAGCGCCTTCGCATTTTTGCTGCGCAACCGGGTGCGGCCACGCGGTCTCATGCGGCTGGGATTGCCATGCCTTCTGACCGGCAGCGGGATGGCGTTCCCGTGGAAGCTGCTGCGCGATGGACCCGAAACGCGCGGTAACCTGGTCGAGGACATGGTCCTCGGCCTGGAGCTGGCGTTGGGTGGATGCCCTCCGCTTTTGTGCCCCCAGGCTCAGATCTCCAGCGAGTTGCCGCCGGGGCGGCAAACGGGACTGCGCCAGCGGCGGCGCTGGGAGCACGGCCACCTGCACACGCTCGTAACCTATGTGCCGCGCCTGCTGGCGGCGGGTCTGGCGCGCCGTCAGTTGGGCCTTTTCGGCCTGGCCGCGGATCTCTTCGTTCCGCCGCTGGCACTGCTGGTCTTGCTGCAGCTGGCGGTGGCGAGCGCGGCCTTGGGGTTGGCGGTATTTCACGTGCCGGTTGCGGTGCCGCTGATCCTGACGGTCGCGGGCCTGGCCGCGACCAGCAGCGCGGTTGGCGTGGCCTGGTGGCGATTCGCCCGAGGCACGGTGCCAGCGCGTCTTTTTCTGGTGGTGCCGCTTTACCTGCTGTGGAAGATGCCGCTTTATGCATTGCTGCTTTTGAAAGGCAAGCAGCAAAAGTGGGAGCGGACCGCTCGACCCGACGAGGATGGCATCGGCCCTGCTCCTCCGACGCCCCGCTGA
- a CDS encoding oligosaccharide flippase family protein — protein sequence MASTGLPWRVLRGSLFEMAGYGAQQLLRIAGNLILTRLLYPAAFGQATIVWTISIGLVMLSDVAIQPCVVQSKRGDDPAFLDTAFTLQVLRGMALGLVMVVLAKPAAWFYREPALEILIYIGAAHPIVNGLHSTSVFTLRRHLKLGWLNGLDLTSSVIGTISMVMLARVYPTPRSLIIGTVFGSLIGALVSHLLPVPYRNRFRWDKEAVQEIGRFGRWVFGSSAATFLGTQSDRLLLGRFLGTAWLGVYGIAVNLSDMLSLLILRIISGVLYPVLSDVGRKPDQDLSHFFYRLRLRLDALSMTATGLLAGTGGWLVHALWDERYANAAWIVQVLCIRVAIGLIVAPTETCLFALGQTRTLFARSFTRLVGTLIAIPAGWYLGGVKGVIWATVVAELPTILAVWPKSHALGILRIRRELLAVAIFICATALGHVVAAWLPQVHLR from the coding sequence ATGGCCTCGACCGGACTGCCGTGGCGCGTTTTGCGGGGCTCCCTCTTCGAAATGGCCGGCTACGGCGCCCAGCAGCTTTTGCGGATCGCCGGCAACCTGATATTGACGCGCTTGCTGTATCCGGCCGCCTTCGGCCAGGCAACGATTGTTTGGACGATTTCGATCGGGCTCGTGATGCTGTCCGACGTCGCCATCCAGCCGTGTGTCGTGCAGAGCAAACGCGGAGACGATCCGGCGTTCCTCGACACGGCGTTCACGCTCCAGGTGCTGCGCGGGATGGCCTTGGGATTGGTCATGGTCGTACTGGCAAAGCCCGCTGCCTGGTTTTATCGCGAGCCGGCGCTGGAGATCCTGATTTACATCGGCGCAGCACACCCCATCGTCAATGGACTGCATTCGACGTCGGTGTTCACCCTGCGCCGGCACCTCAAGCTCGGATGGTTAAACGGGCTGGATCTCACCTCGAGCGTCATCGGGACGATCTCGATGGTGATGCTGGCGCGCGTTTACCCGACACCGCGCTCTCTGATCATCGGCACCGTCTTTGGGTCTCTCATCGGCGCGCTGGTGTCGCATCTTCTGCCCGTGCCTTATCGGAACCGCTTTCGATGGGACAAAGAAGCGGTTCAGGAGATTGGCCGGTTCGGACGCTGGGTGTTTGGCAGCAGCGCCGCCACATTCCTCGGTACCCAGAGCGATCGGCTTCTTCTCGGTCGATTTCTGGGGACGGCCTGGCTGGGCGTTTATGGCATCGCCGTGAATCTGTCCGACATGCTGTCGCTGCTGATTCTGCGCATCATCAGCGGCGTTCTTTATCCGGTGTTAAGCGATGTTGGTCGAAAGCCGGATCAAGACCTGTCACACTTCTTCTACCGTCTGCGGCTTCGCTTGGATGCGCTGAGTATGACCGCCACCGGGCTGCTGGCGGGGACCGGCGGCTGGTTGGTTCACGCCTTGTGGGACGAGCGCTACGCCAATGCAGCCTGGATCGTCCAGGTGCTTTGCATCCGCGTGGCCATCGGGCTCATCGTCGCGCCGACCGAGACCTGTCTCTTTGCGCTCGGTCAAACCCGCACTCTCTTCGCGCGCAGCTTTACGCGGCTGGTGGGTACGCTGATTGCGATCCCCGCCGGTTGGTATCTGGGGGGGGTCAAGGGCGTCATCTGGGCGACCGTGGTCGCGGAGCTGCCAACGATATTGGCCGTCTGGCCGAAAAGCCACGCTCTGGGCATCCTTCGCATTCGGCGCGAGCTGCTGGCGGTGGCGATCTTCATTTGTGCCACTGCGCTGGGACATGTCGTTGCTGCTTGGCTACCGCAGGTTCACCTTCGCTGA
- a CDS encoding WecB/TagA/CpsF family glycosyltransferase, whose translation MPKFPFPICDLLGMPIARTDKEGVLDHLFISVGQGRGGWLVTANLDFLRRHARDPDARRLYGGADVCVADGMPLVWAARLQGDRLPERIAGSDLLPLLAERAEREGRRIYLLGGDPTTNTQAVDVLQNRWPKLVIAGHTSPSIGSPPTDAQLASLRDEMIRTRPDFLLVGMGSPKQEQVIEALRATLPGAWMIGVGVSFSFVAGSLRRAPAWMQRTGLEWFWRMVQEPRRLVRRYLVEDLPFLFELVASVLVQRARGRLRR comes from the coding sequence GTGCCGAAATTTCCCTTCCCGATTTGCGACCTGCTGGGCATGCCCATCGCTCGTACCGACAAGGAGGGTGTCTTGGACCACTTGTTCATCAGCGTCGGCCAAGGCAGGGGGGGGTGGCTGGTGACCGCCAATCTCGACTTCTTGCGCCGCCATGCCCGTGATCCGGACGCGCGTCGTCTTTACGGGGGGGCAGACGTTTGCGTGGCGGATGGAATGCCTCTGGTGTGGGCCGCCCGCCTGCAAGGTGATCGCCTGCCAGAGCGCATTGCCGGCTCCGATTTGCTGCCGCTTCTAGCCGAGCGCGCCGAGCGCGAGGGGCGGCGCATCTATCTGCTGGGCGGCGATCCGACGACGAATACCCAAGCCGTCGACGTCCTGCAGAACCGTTGGCCCAAGCTGGTGATCGCCGGCCATACGAGCCCGTCGATCGGCAGTCCCCCGACGGACGCTCAGTTGGCGTCTTTGCGCGACGAGATGATCCGCACGCGTCCGGATTTCTTGCTGGTGGGAATGGGGTCGCCGAAACAAGAGCAGGTGATCGAGGCGTTGCGCGCCACGCTGCCGGGCGCATGGATGATAGGCGTCGGCGTGAGCTTCAGTTTCGTGGCCGGCAGTCTCCGTCGGGCGCCGGCGTGGATGCAGCGAACGGGCCTGGAGTGGTTCTGGCGCATGGTTCAGGAGCCCCGCCGCCTGGTGCGCCGTTACCTGGTCGAGGACCTGCCGTTTCTCTTCGAGCTGGTCGCCAGCGTCCTCGTGCAACGGGCACGCGGGCGGCTCCGCCGCTGA
- a CDS encoding serine acetyltransferase has protein sequence MARYRFWAAISGSDIPLNANLGGGLLIPHPNGIVVHPDAAVGPNCLIFQQVTIGAGGKTPGVPRIGGHVNIGAGAKILGGVTIGDHSKIGANAVVISDVPAWATAVGIPAVVRRPATANDEEQRRDQALP, from the coding sequence GTGGCGCGCTACCGATTTTGGGCGGCCATTTCTGGCAGCGACATCCCTCTCAATGCGAACCTCGGTGGCGGTCTGCTCATCCCGCACCCCAATGGCATCGTGGTTCACCCAGACGCTGCGGTGGGGCCCAACTGCCTCATCTTCCAGCAGGTGACGATCGGTGCCGGCGGGAAAACACCAGGCGTTCCTCGCATCGGCGGCCACGTCAACATCGGTGCGGGAGCAAAGATCTTGGGTGGGGTGACGATCGGAGACCACAGCAAGATCGGCGCGAACGCGGTGGTCATCAGCGACGTTCCCGCCTGGGCCACCGCCGTGGGCATTCCCGCGGTCGTGCGCCGGCCGGCGACAGCAAACGACGAAGAACAGCGCAGAGACCAGGCGCTACCCTAG
- a CDS encoding discoidin domain-containing protein — MLLPDFQPRDSLRRNQSRLLLVAALVWSAVGCTSPEPFRSSQSFTQTDAEAEHVSSGSGGFESGTGSGGQGALSGSGGSGGTQDGSGGSGGSFGGGSGGLFGGSGGAVDSGAPDRSTSTGGSGGTNAGSGGNLGSGGAGSGGSSGTGGTFTVDGCARANWNFTANTLCDTSDCTNIQGSDKDPQYAIDGNTGTRYSSGRPQGSAGAENVVLSFPHVVHVNGIRLLTLSAGDGPAAYKVQYSADGSTFLDFSPAAVGTGADDLSISFPAATVMKSFRVTQTGSKAVSWWSIHELTLIGCTNN; from the coding sequence ATGTTGCTCCCGGACTTTCAGCCCAGGGACTCGCTGCGACGGAATCAGTCTCGGCTGCTTCTGGTCGCTGCGCTGGTTTGGTCTGCCGTTGGCTGCACCAGCCCCGAGCCATTTCGTTCCAGCCAGTCGTTCACCCAGACCGACGCCGAAGCCGAACACGTCTCGTCCGGTAGTGGCGGCTTTGAAAGCGGGACCGGTTCCGGTGGCCAGGGCGCGCTCAGCGGTTCAGGCGGCAGCGGCGGCACGCAGGACGGTTCGGGCGGCAGCGGCGGATCATTCGGTGGTGGCAGCGGGGGTTTGTTCGGCGGCAGTGGCGGCGCCGTCGACAGCGGCGCGCCCGACAGGTCGACCTCGACCGGCGGCAGCGGCGGAACGAACGCAGGCAGCGGCGGCAATCTCGGCAGCGGCGGCGCAGGCAGTGGCGGCAGCAGCGGCACGGGCGGTACCTTCACCGTCGACGGTTGCGCGCGCGCCAACTGGAATTTCACGGCCAACACGCTGTGCGACACCAGCGACTGCACGAACATTCAGGGCAGCGACAAAGATCCGCAGTACGCCATCGACGGCAACACCGGCACCCGATACAGCTCGGGTCGGCCTCAAGGCAGCGCTGGCGCAGAGAATGTCGTGCTGTCCTTCCCGCACGTCGTCCACGTCAACGGCATCCGCCTGCTGACCCTCAGCGCCGGCGACGGTCCCGCCGCCTACAAAGTTCAGTACAGCGCTGACGGCAGCACCTTCCTTGATTTCAGTCCCGCCGCCGTCGGCACCGGCGCCGACGATCTCAGCATCAGCTTCCCGGCCGCGACGGTGATGAAATCCTTTCGCGTCACGCAGACCGGATCGAAGGCGGTCTCTTGGTGGTCAATCCACGAGCTGACTCTGATCGGCTGTACCAACAACTGA
- a CDS encoding serine/threonine-protein kinase yields the protein MTGYVRRVTMTAPMQSDEQALDPAAHHVDKYRPIARIGRGGMAEVLLAVLAGPAQVRKLLVLKRPLSILSRDADFNTRFLAEARIASRLNHPNVISTFEVGQADEGPFIVMEYLDGQPLSKIYKRLGALQMPLSYRLHVLRNLLAGLDYVHTLADFDGRGLRLVHRDVSPQNVFICYDGRVSLVDFGIAKAEGLGRNSRPGIIEGKIAYMAPEQLSGRPADHRVDLFAFGVILWETLSGQRITMGAGEDDIVRRRMRGEIPDIREYAPETPQALLDLCQRTLTLLPEDRIPSAAAIMEALDLFIDRMGARINDREVGQYIGNAFSAERDARRRLIESQMAVVEQGMPPTHLPDLSRDLSPGAGSESSPIRFAIPEEEYDPVISHPTETTRATVALSLDGLPSVPTLIPTDDPVLPPRKKSPWLALGVATLVAATVVALIVTSTRPAARSAPRSAVAAPHPQPAGKAIPAGAHEAATVRMTGAGGSQSITIGLRQLTAPTPAVAPAPAPKPAPAAVLPATAPPVAVRVSPPATVHAPTAVRPAPSLWRAAPASEPSSGRHASSSSSSPSGSNTRSASKRGSRNGGEYGESISRGGRLSNSKPTIDADNPYAH from the coding sequence TTGACCGGTTATGTGCGCCGGGTGACCATGACCGCGCCCATGCAGTCAGATGAGCAGGCGCTGGATCCGGCAGCGCACCACGTGGACAAATATCGGCCCATCGCGCGCATCGGTCGAGGCGGCATGGCCGAAGTGTTACTGGCGGTGCTCGCAGGTCCCGCGCAAGTGCGCAAGCTGCTGGTGCTCAAGCGTCCGCTGTCGATCCTTTCGCGCGACGCCGACTTCAACACGCGCTTTCTCGCCGAGGCGCGCATCGCCTCGCGCCTCAACCACCCGAACGTCATCTCGACGTTCGAGGTCGGGCAAGCCGACGAAGGTCCCTTCATCGTGATGGAATATTTGGACGGCCAACCCTTAAGTAAAATCTACAAGCGCCTGGGCGCGCTGCAGATGCCACTGTCCTATCGCCTGCACGTGCTGCGTAACCTGCTGGCCGGTCTCGACTACGTGCACACGCTGGCGGATTTCGACGGACGCGGTCTGCGCCTGGTTCATCGCGACGTCAGTCCGCAGAACGTCTTCATCTGTTACGACGGGCGCGTCTCCCTGGTGGACTTCGGAATCGCCAAGGCCGAGGGCCTGGGCCGCAACTCGCGCCCGGGAATCATCGAAGGAAAGATCGCCTATATGGCGCCGGAACAACTGTCCGGCCGCCCCGCCGATCACCGCGTCGATCTGTTCGCCTTCGGCGTGATCTTGTGGGAGACACTGAGCGGCCAGCGCATCACTATGGGCGCCGGCGAGGATGACATCGTTCGCCGCCGCATGCGCGGCGAGATCCCCGACATCCGCGAGTACGCCCCCGAGACACCGCAGGCGTTGCTCGATCTTTGCCAGCGCACGCTGACTTTGCTACCGGAGGATCGCATCCCCTCTGCCGCGGCGATCATGGAGGCGCTGGATCTGTTCATCGATCGCATGGGGGCCCGGATCAACGATCGCGAGGTCGGCCAGTACATCGGCAACGCCTTCTCTGCCGAGCGCGACGCCCGACGCCGCTTGATCGAATCACAGATGGCGGTGGTCGAACAAGGGATGCCGCCGACGCACCTGCCGGATCTGTCGCGCGATCTGTCACCGGGTGCCGGCAGCGAATCGTCGCCCATCCGCTTCGCCATCCCGGAAGAGGAATACGATCCGGTCATCTCGCATCCGACGGAGACCACTCGGGCCACGGTGGCGCTGTCGCTGGACGGCTTGCCGTCGGTACCGACGCTGATCCCCACCGACGATCCGGTGCTGCCGCCGCGAAAAAAATCGCCCTGGCTGGCGCTCGGGGTGGCCACGCTGGTTGCCGCGACGGTGGTGGCCCTGATAGTGACGTCGACGCGACCCGCGGCCCGCTCGGCGCCCCGATCCGCCGTGGCGGCGCCCCATCCCCAGCCGGCGGGGAAGGCAATCCCGGCAGGGGCGCACGAAGCGGCGACCGTGCGGATGACAGGCGCCGGTGGGTCGCAAAGCATCACCATTGGTCTGCGACAACTGACGGCGCCGACGCCCGCAGTCGCGCCTGCGCCCGCGCCGAAACCCGCGCCGGCGGCGGTCCTCCCGGCGACGGCTCCGCCGGTGGCGGTCAGGGTCTCGCCGCCGGCCACCGTGCATGCGCCCACCGCCGTTCGCCCGGCGCCTTCCCTGTGGCGAGCGGCGCCCGCCAGCGAGCCATCATCCGGCCGGCACGCCTCATCGTCGTCATCGTCACCAAGCGGCAGCAACACCCGATCGGCCAGCAAGCGCGGGAGCCGCAATGGCGGCGAGTACGGCGAATCGATCAGCCGCGGTGGCCGGCTCTCAAACTCCAAACCGACCATTGACGCGGACAACCCTTACGCGCATTGA
- a CDS encoding PEGA domain-containing protein — MASSSRTRTVLVSVICLSSAALIGVRPAAGADRKSEARVHFDQGVQLFRDGDFQAAAIEFRRAYDTEPNFRVLYNVGQACTEAKDYACALNSFSGYLDQGGVEVPAARRTQLEQQMEKLRVRTGRLSVKSNVDGAAVLIDDVAVGRTPLLQALLVSAGRRKVAVVSPSGVQQIRTVEVAGGDETTVELSFQVAEYHADSRLGPTDVARDAPLEPDSVVAAHPIESRAARIALPAIVTGVLAGAAVFSGIEALRSKNDFDTAVATLPGDRDTIENDRRRTRAWALSTDLLTGAAIVAAVFTLLSITRGPDDESGHSSSGAAAVSLGPTGFSLNGHF; from the coding sequence ATGGCATCCTCTTCACGCACCCGCACGGTTTTGGTTTCGGTCATCTGCCTGTCGTCGGCCGCGCTGATCGGCGTCCGCCCCGCTGCCGGCGCCGATCGTAAAAGCGAAGCGCGTGTTCACTTTGATCAGGGCGTGCAGCTTTTCCGCGACGGCGACTTTCAGGCGGCGGCCATCGAATTTCGCCGCGCCTACGACACCGAGCCGAACTTTCGCGTGCTTTACAACGTCGGCCAAGCCTGCACGGAGGCCAAGGACTATGCCTGCGCGCTGAACTCTTTCTCCGGTTATCTGGACCAGGGCGGCGTCGAGGTGCCCGCGGCACGCCGCACCCAGCTTGAGCAGCAGATGGAGAAGCTGCGCGTGCGTACCGGTCGACTGTCGGTGAAGAGCAACGTCGACGGCGCCGCGGTATTGATCGATGATGTGGCGGTGGGCCGCACCCCGCTTTTGCAAGCGCTGCTGGTCAGCGCCGGCCGGCGCAAGGTGGCGGTGGTCAGCCCGTCGGGCGTGCAGCAGATCCGCACCGTCGAAGTGGCCGGCGGCGACGAGACCACCGTCGAGCTGTCTTTCCAGGTGGCGGAGTATCACGCCGATTCACGGCTGGGACCGACCGACGTGGCCCGCGACGCCCCGCTGGAACCGGACAGCGTGGTCGCCGCGCACCCCATCGAAAGCCGGGCCGCGCGCATCGCCCTGCCCGCCATCGTCACCGGCGTGCTGGCGGGCGCCGCCGTCTTTTCAGGGATCGAGGCGCTGCGTTCGAAGAATGACTTCGACACCGCCGTCGCCACCTTGCCGGGCGATCGCGACACCATCGAAAACGATCGCCGCCGCACCCGCGCCTGGGCGCTGTCCACCGATCTGCTGACCGGCGCCGCCATCGTCGCCGCGGTGTTCACGTTGCTGTCCATCACCCGCGGTCCTGACGACGAGTCTGGCCACTCCAGCAGTGGCGCCGCCGCCGTGTCGCTGGGGCCGACCGGTTTCTCGCTGAACGGACATTTCTAG